The segment tatgtttaaaaaaagttgtgtgggtgttgactccgcctaccccttttgtgacatcaatcgaggcagactttgactcgatcgaacatcgtacacacgtacgtgcaagtacattcaagtcctggttgtgagtttgtacgtttcgaaaaaggtttttCAAGTGCATTTTTAGTGACCATGTGCGATAAAAGATAACAAAGTCTTCTTGTGACATGTGTGGTAGCTGGACTTTGAGACATTAACtacatgttttaatttttgattgATTCAGTTATGGGAACTATCAGTATGGTCAGAGAGCCAATCAGCAGGGCTTTGTCATGGCTAATCAGCAACAGCAAGCATACTGGATGCAACACATGTACGCACAGCAAATGGCACAGTACATGCAGTAGTAAGTCAACTCAAGTTCTTCTGTTTTGTCTGCAGATagtttattaataaaattatCCCTATTAGGTTTGTGTGAGGCTGAAATCAAAGTaaatgttaaaggcaatggacactattggttattactcaaaacaattattagcataaaaaccttacttggtaacgagtgatggggagctgttgatagtataaaacattgtgagaaacagctccctctgaagtaatgtagtttttgaggaagaagtaatttttatagaatttgattttgagacctcagaattagattttgaggtccagaactcaagcatctgaaagcacacaactttgtgtgacaatggtgttttttcgtcaattattatctcgcaactgcgacgaccaattgagttcaaggtttcacatgtttttttaagcacatgttgaggaacaccaagtgagaagactggtctttgacaattaccaatagtgtccagtgtttgaTCTAGTGCTTGATTTGTCTTTAATTCACTTCCTCAAAAAACAAAAGCTAAATTCTGTTGATGTATCTTTGCTCATCTTTATTGATAAAGATCCCCGTAGGATATATATAAAAAGCTCCTTTGcctttcaaattttttaacTTTCTTGTTTAAAAGtgctttttgtttgtatttttgtttcagctCTAATCAATTTGCAGCAGGCGGAGCTGGCCTTCCAGCAAATCTACCACCAGTCCATGCTCCCGTTGGTGTACCCCAGCCACAAGTCCCTGACCAACCTGTGGTTTTGAATGCTCCCGTTGCCCCCAACGTGGCTGGCCCGGACCAGAACGTCCGGATGAACGCTGGTCTTGGTCCTGCTGTAGATGACGACGACGATGAAAACGTCCACCGTGATTGGCTGGATTATATTTATACCTTTTGCCGATTTGTTGTTCTCCTCAGCTTGGTGTATTTCTACTCGTCACTAAGTAGATTCTTGATGGTTACTAGCTTCATGATCTTCATGTTTATGTGAGTTTTTAGAAACACTTGCGTACATGCAAACCAGTCTGAATCACATACTGCCTTTTCAGCTCTATTCCTATCTTTGAGTCAGTCACCTCTTTATATGTGAAGTTATTCCCCTCTCTGAAAATATTCTTCTTCAAATAACTATACCTTACATCCCCCTACAAATTTTCATGAATCTGGCTTTTCATTTTTtgcatttcttaaaaaaaaacatgtttacctTGAACACAGATCTGATTTAGCTTAATGTCTTCAAAATATGTAAAAGTAGGGTcatacattaattttttttccctttcaatATAATGGGAGTTATAGGCCAAATTATCTCGAAATATATAACAGCTAAAAAATGTCATTAGTGAGATGACAGTGGGTACAAATTGCAGCATTCACGAATGGACACCAGGGAAATTTTAATCTCCAAAAGTCTTTGTAGttgtatttacatttttattgatTTCAAATCTATGGGGGCATTTCGGACCAAATAATTTTGCAGGATGCTTACTACCAATACATCTTGATAACAAATAGTCTATGGGAATAAagatgttaaagatgctatgtcagattattagccgatttgacccaaaaattctttaggtattttgatgggggtcgagatagttacaagctttcatttgagccattgctcaaataatccgccaattattagtagcagtgaaataaaaatcctgacaatatatcacatgaccaattcttatgtattttataagaaacatttaaaatttttgTCATTGATCCTGACCATTATAAGTGGTTCCTGACCATTttaagtaaaagttaaactttttttaagggttggggccaaaaatttgacatagCATATTTAAAGTTACACAAATGTTATTCGAGGTCATTgccaaagtatgaccctacccTTTTCTCATGAGGGTGAACtttctgtttgtgtatttcaaAGACGCATTTTATTGGACCTTTTGTTATAATTTTATGCTCTTTAATAGGTACCAAAAGCGTTGGTTTCGGTTAAGACGAACTCCCATTGCCAGAGAAAGACTTGAAGAGCATAGGAATCCTGAGCAAGGAGATGGGGTcccaaataataacaatgaaagCAATCAAGAACAGGTAAGCCaaaggctcgggcctttatcacacggcaattcgacgatgcaaggttttaaacggctgtgaaagaactagtagtTACCCTTttattctcattcataaatacctttttggttaaaaggcgtaataaagtaagaaactcggtaaaacttatccgtttccaaCGTCCTTGAGCTCTTCACTTGTACATGttatgtgtacattgtacaacgtCGGTGTGTTGCATGCCTTTTTCCGGCAGTTTCCGGTTCCCTTCGTGCGCATGCGCATATAGTCTTGgtgctggttttcctttcacacacaacgcggccaactcactgacatcgcctgcatcgcccgtaacaagaaatgtCTTGTATCAAGACTTGCATGGAGTATCCACTcacaaccagttataaacattggtcattatcaaaggtttaaacacccccacgtgacgtgctctccaccaataggaatagcgaaactgtcagaggtatttatgaatggcgTTTTGCATAAAGAGTCCTCTTTTGATGTTGGATTTTGTTGGATATAGAGCATTGTAGAGTGAGGAAGGCTCCTAGGATATTTTCTAGGTAGTTAAGTCTGGTTCATACTTGTGAACACACAGCGAACTTTCGTACGTCCTAGTTTTTTAACATGACGTAAATTTAATCTGCATTCGCTTTTGCATGAACTAAAACCAGGCTCTCGTGCTCAAGGGTTTTTAATGCTCAATTTGaacatttctttgtttaacaATTGTCTGGTGAATTTATATTTGACAGCAGCCGGAACAGCAGCTAGCAGGTGATAACGCAGAGAGAGACAGCACTTCAGAGTCCCAGGAAGAAGGGGAGACGGACTCTGACTCGACGGAAACAGCGCCCCCTGAGCCACCCAAGCCAGGGGTATTAGCCATCATGTGGATTTTTGTCTCTACATTCTTCACGTCGTTGTTCCCGCAGGATCCAAATGCCATTGCTGGAAATTAAACAAACTGGACTGACCGAGGCCACAAGTAAGGCTTCCATAAcgtttgtaaaaataaattcatgGAGTACCTTTGTCTTGGTACTTTGCAGTCAAACCTTCAAATTGAGGCTATGTGGTAAGTTGAAGCCTGCCAAATATTGCAGAATTTAGATCCGGCCTCCCATGGGTGGTTAATTCCATCCCACTTCCCCATGATGATCAATTGATGGACTTAGCAAAGTTCCAACTTCcacacaaaaaaaggaaaattctaCATAAGTGACAGCTTTGCATTATGGCAACTCACTGCTACTTCAAGAGAATGCAAAGTGACGAATGATATCTGCACAAGTTAAAACAAGTTCAATTTTCCCGAATCATTCACCTATCATTTGATCAAATATGAGTTAACCTATAAATTATCCCATTATTTGTCAATTTATTAGTCTATAGGCTGAGATTTAGCttccaaaatcctttaaaagtttGGTATTGGTTATTTGATTAGAAGGTAATTTATtatttaagcaaaaaattttaACCAAAGTTATGACTTGCTTTGACATTGGGTAAAGCTGTTAAACTTTTACAACATGGGCAAAATGATCAATAAGTTCTCTGATGTTTACTGAAAGATTTTTGTAATGGTCTTCAAAATAATGAAACCCAGAGTCCTGCACTTTCTCCCTATCATCTAGATTTTCTGCAGTACGTACTTTTACATATTTATAAGAGAAATCACTGGTTATTAATTACAAATTGTTGGTTTTTAAAGAGGTTCAAATGAATAATGGTTTATTAAAGGTGATGGATAAAATTAATGAAGTGAAATAGTAAATTTTCTTGTAAATGTTTTCCATGTAACCTTTTCGACTATTCCATTGTAAAAATGTTCCAAATGgcaaaatgcttttaaaggcagtggacactattggtagttactcaaaataattattagcttaaaacctttcttggtgacgagttatggggagaggttgatggtataaaacattgtgagaaacggctccctctgaagtgccatagttttttagaaagaagtaattttccacgaatttgatttcgagacctcatatttagaacttgaggtctcgaaatcaaccatcttaacgcacacaactttgtgtgacaagggtgttttttctttcattattatcttgcaacttcgatgaccgattgagctcaaatgttcacaggttagttattttttgcatatgttgagatacactaactgtgaaggctagtctttgacaattaccaatagtgtccactgtctttaagtggaaactaaaaagaaaacaaagttatcCTAGGCTACATTGTAGAATTTATCTGAAAAAAAAGTGGTCATACACTGCATGATGATTGTTTCATTTGTACCGCTGATTTGGTGTATTTAAGAGAATAATTTTGAATCAAAATCGATTCCAATCTAAAGGCAATGTACAACATTGGTTATGTAAGTGTTCTTAGGTTGGACTTTTAGAAACTCATGGAATAAATctaatagtttttattttattttataagtaTACACGAGGATGAAGAAAATACTATGACACTGCTGTTATTTCAGCAGGCAAATGTTTTGATTTATCAATGAAAGCAAATGGCATCTAGTGCACATTTGACGTTTTATATTGAGTTCCCAATATTGAGCTCTAAAATGGTTGGTTTCAACATCATAGAATATTTTGGACGCTGTGacgggtccatggcgttttgtacactcaagggggaaaatggaacccgaggcgaaccCGAGGGTGTCATTTTCCCTCGaaggtgtacaaaacccatggaccccagtccatgggtttgaaatgtttgatttgtttctttaaacCATACTGTTATGTTTAAATATAGGTTACAAAAGAACGCCTGATATTcaactaagtaagttttttctttattgtttAGCATTGCTTCATATTCGGACAAACcaatcaatgcactttacattggAGATAAACTACAGAGTTCAAACAGCTACAAAGCAACTGCAGCTGTACAATTTACTTACGTCTATTTTACGGTCATTTGGGCTTCCAAATTGTTTTTCATTGTACAGTTTTATGAAACATTCAGTTTACGGTGTTGAAATGAATATGCTGTTTACACATTCGTGTACTAATTTAGTTTATGGCTCAGATCTAATGCGAATTGCGAATAAACCTGTTTTTACTTGGTAGAACTATTTTGCTTGGGGAAATGTTTTTAGCATGATTTCATGTCTTTTATTTGAAAAacgaaacacaaaacaaaatgcattttgattTAATGAACACGTCCAAGCAGTCAGTGTTGCCTCCGAATTTTGTGGGCAATTGGGCCTTCCTCATTTAAATGTGCAACctcaaaagaaatatattttaaatggAAAACTGGATATATTCCATCTGTTgctttacattgttttaaatgatttttagtttataaaattcaaatattgttttaatacaaatcactatttTGAATAATGCATGTATCGGTGTATTTCTAGGCGACACTGTgtgttatttttcaaagttttgaTACATTTATCAAAGCCTTCACCAAGCTCCACCAAGCAATAACACGATTTCATGGTTAATCATTGTGTACATTACACATTCTcagcttttgtttttatttgttaacttCAACCTTCTTTTAATCCTTTAAAATCATTTCAGGAAGTTTACTGATCCTTGAGGACCAAAGGGCTagtcacactgcagtgataaTGAAAAACTATAACGATCACtttaacaatgcacgccctcaattggttgaataagcatgCGCCTATTCTGTGCGGAGCAATTCAACGCATAGATTTTGTTCTCTTTGCGACGtggtcgttatcgttttcgttatcactGCATTGTGATTGGCCGGTAAGGGCTGTAGATCCAAATAACTTATGCCAGTACATGTATTGACTATTGCCTTAAATCACTGTGCCAGGCCTACCAACCCTATCCACTCCAGATATTACTTTGTAATTTTAAAGATAGTGGACGATTAAGGCAGCCTGTTGGTGGAAAGAAGCCATAGGCAGTTCTACCATGGCTTTTGGTTGGGTTAGACCTAGTTAACACATTGCTAGACCTATAAAGGCAAATAAAATGGTGTGCCCGATTATGACATCACAGGCAAACACATTGCTAGACCTAAAAAGGCAAATAAAATGGTGTGCCCGATTATGACATCAAAGGCCATCAAAATAACCCTATAAATCCTATTTTGGGGGAAATGATGGTTTGTAGGAACAATTGTGATTTCTTCGGGCCAAATTTTCTAATGCCTGTaagctaagcacagaaaagtaatgCATGTTGGTCTGTGTAGGCATTTCAGCCTGGTTAGTTGGATAAGTAAACTTATTTCTTCATTACAAGATGTATGTTGAGTCTCTGCGcttttttcataaaatttcaAATTGAGAACTTTTAAAGACACCTGTTATACTTTGAGTAGATTGCTTTGTACATATTTTACTTCTTTAGGTTTACCGCAGAAAATATTGACAGTTAAAGATATTATCACTGGTTTTCTGTGATCAGTAGTTGCTCTTTCAAGCAGCTAAATTAACTTAGGTGGATGGTGTGCTGGAGGACATTTTCaaatatattatttcaagatttttaaagttgaaatttGGCTTTAAAGTATTCAATATCAGTTTTCTCTGCTCCTATCCccacaaatatatttttgtatgcatacaataactagAAAAATTGTTTGCTGTGTTAAAGATATATTATGTACGTTCTTTAGTTAGAGGCAGAAAATATGGTCTCCATTTCTTCTTATGACTTTGTCATCTCGGACCAAGATAAGCAAGGAGAATGAAGAAGAATTGATTGAAAATGACACTGAAAACAAAGTTTATatcaataattattgtaaaatagTTGTAATAATATATGAATTGTAACCCTTGTATATTGACTGTATATTAAATCTTATACAATGTTATATGAATACTGTTTAAATTGTCAGTCTTCACATTATGGGTCAAATAACAGCTCATGCATAATTTGAAATCTATCAGACCTGCCAGTGTTGCtcatttcattgtttttgtttatcagTGTTAATCAGTTTGTTAATCATTATCAAGTCAATAAGCAAATATGTAACAAATGTCCAGTTTTATCTATCTATAGGTGAAGTACATTCCTCATGTGGTAGAGTATAGTCGTACTGTATAGAGTCACAAAACGTGCCTCCCCAAATTTGGATTCCCCTGTTTCTATTTCACATGGTTTTTTACATTAGCTGTATAGCTTCTGCATCTAGTCATAAAAGATGGCGAAAACAGACCcctcgaccccccccccccccccccccccccaacctcaTGGTACACAGTTCTGAATCAACCGATTATCCATAATTTCTTAAGGGCCCAAGTCCAAGGATTGCAAAGTCACAGATAGGcacaaaagaaataatttgcTCAAAGATGAGATAGCCCAGGCACAACcaaggtcaaaattccagttgaacccatGCCAGTTAACTAGGGTCAACTGGTTCACCTGGACATAGTGACcatttccatattaaccaactggtttggactaggttagctgtgttcaactaggtttaaattataaaccagttgatTTCTGTCCAGTTTCTATAATTaataaaccaactggttttaactgtttaACTATAGTTTATCACCTGGTTTTCAACCTTTAGTtaaggttcaactggaattttgacctgggaagtGGGAattcaagaaataaataagtcaTTATGGCCTGGTGAACAAGGGGTCTTCAGAAGTGTCTTAAAATTAGCTGAAGGTGTGTCCCTGATGGTGTTCATTTCAGACATTAAGAAGACAAATCAAAATATGAAGTTCATCTGAATCATGGTAATTTTGTTTAGGAATTGGCATGAAGACCACATCTCTACACAGGTAGATCGAGACATTGACAAGTGTGTGCTTGTGGGAAGAATGTAATGTTGGAAGCAGGGCTATCAAAGGTCAAACTGAcactaaaacacaaaacacaatgtttgttGCCATGACAAGACCATGCATTTTAAAAAGTGTGTGTTAAATTGTGAacctttttattaattttgaatCGGGggaaataaagaataataattttgggtttACCCATTatacactggtgttaaatagcTACTTTTCCCCCCGAGCTTTGtgaaaaaacaatgtttgttgcCATGACAAGACCATGCATTTTAAAAAGTGTGTGTTgaattgtgaactttttattaaatttgaatcGGGGGAAATAGCTACTTTCCCCgagctttgtgaaaaaaaatcacagacttATTACTTGGttgtgattcgaacccatgatctttgcaattctagagcagttcaGTGTCTTACAAAACAATTGGAGtttgtaaatatctttttttttactcatgtTGAAAGGCTCTTGAGTTCCTTCCTTGTTCTACCTGAAGTTGAACGTAAGATACGTTAAGATACTTCTCAAACGAGCAAAAAGGGGCACTagtcatacaaaaataaagccTACAAAAGATCCCTAAAAGTATACAGTGGTGgtgttttagtgagaatttcAGTGAATCTTCACATTTATTTCACAAACTATTAACCACGCCCTCttgtgtttacattttgtatttcaGAAATGTACCCAAACGTCTATCATAATAAACAAAGTGCATTACCAATACCTTTTTGGTAGGGTACCATGCTATTTCGCTGGTTTTTCTCACGTATGGGAAATCTTCACGTGATGATGACCGCTGATGATGTTGGTTACCAATCATGTCATCCGCTATATTTACATTGCAGTAATTTTTACACTGCACACATCAGAGTCCACACATCAACATCATTATTGTCATCggtcataataatattttgtcaCTTTAGAACAGTTTTGAAATTCTCTATTTCTCTGTATAGGAAGTAACTTAAACTGTAAAAATGTCGTTTTTATTTGGAAAGAAGAAGCAAGAACAGGCTCCGTCAACTGGCGAAGCGATTCAGAAACTCAGACAAACGGAAGAATTGCTAGAAAAGAAACAAGCTTTCATGGAAAAGAAAATCTCAGAAGAAATTAAactagcaaaacaaaatggtacaaaaaacaaaagaggtAAGTTTTCTTGTATGTAAACTTAAACTGCTAACTAATAGtttaataaattaatgaatGAGAAACGTGGTGTTTAATTTATCTTGTTGACCTGATTAATCATTGGTTGCTTGGTTTTGTATCGCACTAAATAAAGTGATATTATTAAATTTGAGCCAACTTGATCAGGAACTGAGTTGAGTCATATTTGACAACGCACATCGAGTACAACCCTTGTTAGAGTCTTATCTTAGAACACTACAATGAATGGTCTTTAAGTCTTTATTATGTATTATGGCAATGTTAAAGTATTACAGTTTACATTATTAATTGCAAGGGAAGATGCCAAATGCCATACGAAATTTCTACTTTTTgtgtaaaatgttttattataccTTTTCCACCcccaaattaaaaatttaaaactatttattaATGGAAAAAGAcattaattaataacaaaaaaccaTTTATTGACTTGTAATATCCAAATGTTTAAacactataattttttttgataGTTTTATTTATAACTTAATGTGAATTCTTTTTCATTATGTTGTTAATACAATATTAATTGGGTGCAAAAATTTGCGAagccaatttaaaaaatttgtgCGTGTGTTCAGCGTAAACTAGCCGCCCGTGCAAGATGGGCCACGCAAACTTTGAATGTGCGGTTGAAGTTTGCGCACTACATTTCGTCAAGCTCGACATGAACTCCACGGCATTAAGTAACCCATATAGGGTGCTGCGTAATGGATGCTTGCTTGCCCAGTTCCTGGACATCACCATTTGGGCTTCAGTAGTTGTAATAGTAAAGGACCCTTTTAAATTCTCAATGATTCTATTTAAAAAGTATGATGTGGAATATATATAAAGTTGCAGGAATGACTTTTGATTCATGGTTCAACACCTAAATGGGCATGCGGAAAAAGCCTGTCTTACAATTCTTTTTTTGACAGCACCAAATTTGCGCAAGGCTCGAAATTTGCTTGGAATATCTGGTACGCAGGCTTAAACATGcatgtacaaatttaaattggGCCATCAAGTTGCAGGGCTCAATGGAGGCTGAAGTTTGCGCAgcgattgaagtttgcatcgaACACGTACACACTTTTCGAACTAAGgattacaaaaaaattgtaCGAATGAGAAACGAAATGTGGTttgcaagatttttttttttgcagcagGGGATAACACTTGGCCCAGTTGTCATCGTCAGACGTCAGACCATGGCTCCATTGTCAGAATAGAGAACAAATGGGATGCATTTGTAATTTATTGAAAATTATATCAGAAAGTTTATCAACAAGTTGCATAgcgttttgtatatttttgtaccATCTAGCTTTTTTCTGCACTTTGGTCACATGAAATTCTTAACTTACAAGcattataatttgtattttatgtttttttgttacagCTGCCATCATGGCCCTAAAAAGGAAAAAGAGGTTAGAAAAACAGCTAGCACAGATAGATGGAACACTGTCAACAATAGAATATCAAAGAGAAGCGCTGGAGAATGCAAACACAAACACTGAGGTTCTGAAGACCATGGGATTCGCTTCAAaagctttgaaaagtgcacaacaGCAAATGTAAGCGGAATTACAAAATCAGAAAATATGAGACATCACCCAACTC is part of the Asterias rubens chromosome 4, eAstRub1.3, whole genome shotgun sequence genome and harbors:
- the LOC117289311 gene encoding charged multivesicular body protein 4b-like; the encoded protein is MSFLFGKKKQEQAPSTGEAIQKLRQTEELLEKKQAFMEKKISEEIKLAKQNGTKNKRAAIMALKRKKRLEKQLAQIDGTLSTIEYQREALENANTNTEVLKTMGFASKALKSAQQQMGVEDVDDMMSDLQEQLEVANEISDAISNSTGFGQDLDEDELFKELEELEQEELDEQLLDVGPSVTSQLPDVPTARPAKVAEDPEDEDMRELAAWAS
- the LOC117289633 gene encoding homocysteine-responsive endoplasmic reticulum-resident ubiquitin-like domain member 2 protein isoform X1 → MDELSGTPVTISIKAPNQRLGDQTVECFLDWSVLKLKNHLANVYPSKPNAKTQRIIYSGKLLKDNLLLKDVLRLTDTTLQQHTIHLVCSPTPEELLQSKLPSSEMKRETSSPIPTPAAASPTSQDGASSRRQSTPVEPTLPSTSGLRHRTVSTPSFSNYYPYNYGNYQYGQRANQQGFVMANQQQQAYWMQHMYAQQMAQYMQYSNQFAAGGAGLPANLPPVHAPVGVPQPQVPDQPVVLNAPVAPNVAGPDQNVRMNAGLGPAVDDDDDENVHRDWLDYIYTFCRFVVLLSLVYFYSSLSRFLMVTSFMIFMFMYQKRWFRLRRTPIARERLEEHRNPEQGDGVPNNNNESNQEQQPEQQLAGDNAERDSTSESQEEGETDSDSTETAPPEPPKPGVLAIMWIFVSTFFTSLFPQDPNAIAGN
- the LOC117289633 gene encoding homocysteine-responsive endoplasmic reticulum-resident ubiquitin-like domain member 2 protein isoform X2, which encodes MDELSGTPVTISIKAPNQRLGDQTVECFLDWSVLKLKNHLANVYPSKPNAKTQRIIYSGKLLKDNLLLKDVLRLTDTTLQQHTIHLVCSPTPEELLQSKLPSSEMKRETSSPIPTPAAASPTSQDGASSRRQSTPVEPTLPSTSGLRHRTVSTPSFSNYYPYNYGNYQYGQRANQQGFVMANQQQQAYWMQHMYAQQMAQYMQYSNQFAAGGAGLPANLPPVHAPVGVPQPQVPDQPVVLNAPVAPNVAGPDQNVRMNAGLGPAVDDDDDENVHRDWLDYIYTFCRFVVLLSLVYFYSSLSRFLMVTSFMIFMFMYQKRWFRLRRTPIARERLEEHRNPEQGDGVPNNNNESNQEQPEQQLAGDNAERDSTSESQEEGETDSDSTETAPPEPPKPGVLAIMWIFVSTFFTSLFPQDPNAIAGN